From the Oryctolagus cuniculus chromosome 17, mOryCun1.1, whole genome shotgun sequence genome, the window tactgctatttttaaaatgtttattcggggctggcgatgtggtgccgtaggttaatcctccacctgccgcaccaccatcctatatgggtgccggttctagtcccagctgctcctcttcccatccagctctctgctatgacctgggaaagcagtagaggatggcctaagggcttgggcccctgcacccacatgggagacccggaggaagctcctggctcctggctttggatgggtgcagctccggctgttgtagccatttgtggagtgaaccagcggatggaagacctctctctccctctgcctctctgcaaccctgcctttcaaataaataaaaatctttaaaaagcagaaagccCAGAGCCGGTGGTGGGAACGCAGTTGcgtgagccatcacccctgcttcCCGGGGTCTGCACTAAGCTGGAGTCGGGAACGAATCAGGTGTCAAATCggggcactctgatgggggacgTGGTGTCTCAGCCTCTACACTAAACAGCTGCCCAGGTCTTTTTGACAACAGCTATGGGACAGGGTGTGAGGCGGGATCTCCACCTGTGGTCTTGGTTTGCATCTCCCTACTTGTGAATGACCTCACGTGTGTTTGCACGTGCTTCTCGGCCACGtgtatattttctttgagaaaaatgtctattttaaaatccctcttccattttttaattgggttgtcttTCTATTGTGGATTTGTTAAGGGTTCTTTATGTTATCTCGCCTGGAGATTTTGCTACCTAGAAATACAGCTGCCCCTAGGGGTGCAGACAACAGAGGCGGCCACCAGATGGCACTGTTTTAAAGGATAAAGGCGCTGGGGCTGCGCTGAGACCGGCACTTCCTCTTCCTGGTGCACTGTGGGAGTTGTAGTTCCTGAGACTTTGGGCCGGTCCAAACAGAAGGCCAGCCTGGACACTGGCGGCTGCTAggtttccaggccattagcaggaagctgcttagTTGGTTGGGGACACGGGGTCCCCGTCCTTACTCTacgggaaagcagagagacagagacccccgTCTGCTGCCCCCCCAGTCTGCACTGCCTGCAGCATGCATGgccgtgccaggctgaagccagcagcctgggacgcaggccgggtctcccccgtgggtgcagggaccgagCCGCTTGGGCCatcgcctcctgcctcccaggctgcactgaGGCAGGGAGCCGGGACTCgtgacccaggcaccctgacgtgGATGCCGCCGTCCTGTGTGACGTTCAAGTGcccaccaaacacccaccccggCTTCCTGTCTTTAACAGGAGTGACACCGGTGTGGCGTGGAAACATGGGAACCCTGTGTCTGGCGAGAAACCCACGCCCTCTGCCCATCGTCCTGGGCCCAGGATGCACACGGCAGGGCCTTTGAATCTTCAGAGTCTGTTTGGATGAGTTTAACTTAACATTGCCCTTTTTAAAGCTTGAGAGCAAACTAAGGGATCTCCTTTTCCTCCACACACTACATTGCCATtttctgtaaagatttatttatttatttgaaagacagagttacagagagggagagacaaaaagacagacatcttccatccgctggttcactccctaaatggccgcaacagccagagctgagctgatctgaagccaggagccaggagcttcctccaggtctcccacgcaggtgcaggggttcatcttgggccatcttccactgctttcccaggccatagcagagagctggaccagaagtggagcagccgggacttgaaccagtgcccatatgggatgccagcactgcaggcagtggctttacctgctacgccacagcgccggggcCAGGCCTTAGGTTTTAATCCTTGCAGGGTAAAGAAGTATGTGTTTACAGCATCGTCCAAGATATTATTCAAgttgttttcaaaagaaaatgctgaacactgattttttttcttccccttcttaAAGCAAAGGTTTGGAGTTCCTGCTGACAGCATTCTAGAGGGGCGGGCCCGTCACAGTGGGGGAGCCCGGGGTTCAGAGACGGACAAGCTTGAGCGTTGCGTCCTCAGCCACCTCGTGCTGAGCACGCGGCCACAGCTTGTGCACTCGTCCTTCTGCGAACATGGAGATCATGAAAGTCCCGCTGTCCAGTGAGCGCCTACTGTTAACTAACCGCATCAGCGGCCGTGACAGCCGCAGCTTGGTGTGTGTCTCGTGTGATCTGTCATAGCGTGTTAGCTGCATCTCACTTTACAAATGATTTGGTCagtatctctctcacacacacgtaTACGTGCATCTGTGTATATatgcatgaaaatgaaaatagggTAACAGTAGGAAGACCATGAAGACAGGGACAAGTCCCCAGAGAGGTGCGCTGGGCTTGCATTGGCAGCATccctgctggcccctctgcctccttGCTGTCCCCCTCCTGTCCCTTGACTATGATCGCGGCCCCTCACCTGGTACTCCTCCTCCAGGCGCGACAGCAGCACGGCCTGCTCCACCGTCAGGTGCAGGTCGGTCAGGCCCAAGGTCAGCACCATGGACTTGAGCTGGGTCACCACGAACTCGATCCCTGCGGGGCCGCGAGCGGAGTCAGGCCCATGCCCTCaggcagcccctgcacccctgagcagggaaagggagggggagagtgtgCTGCACCCTTGGGGTCCGCGCCCTCTTCCCTGGCGTCCTCCTCCACCCAGCCTGGCCAACTAGAGCAGCCCCGCCCCACAGCCCCGCAGCGGGTTCCCAAAGGGCTTGTAACTGCAGACATCGGCTGGAGAGCCAAGCCCCGCTTTCTTGCTAGGACGGCCAGCTCCCAGACATTTCCCCCGCCCGGGCCCCACCCCTCACTCGGGGTGCCTAGTGTGTGTCACCGGGCCGGCCGGTCTGTGCCACCTCTTACCTGTTCTCAGCCCACTCTATCACTGGATCCCATTCATTCTTTTGGAGCTCCACCAAGGTCTCGGGCTCTTCCACCCTGTAGCTAATTCATGGCAAAAACCACCTTCATTAATGGAAAAGTACAATTCTTTCATTCGGTGACCGCAAAGGACCACAAAGGGGGAGGGCACAGGCTGCtccgccctggccccgccccccagccctgcaAGGCTCTCCCCTAAAGTggcagtcctggggccagcggcagcggcagcaccTGGGAGCCCGTGAGAAATGCATGTTCCCAggccacacacccccaccccacccatctACAGAAACCGGACCCTCTGGGGCGAGAGCCACAGCACGCAGGCTGAGCCCCGGCCCGGTCGCTGCCGCCTTCCCAGAGACGCACACGAATGGCCCGTTGCCTTCTCAGGAGCCCGCCCCCCTCTCGGTGTGGACACACGGTCCTCAAGGCCAGGCTGTGGCCCTCGCGCTGACTGAGAGACACGGAGACCCAGCTGGCTAAGGGGGAGCCGGGCTGCAGGGGTGTCACGGGACCGCAACCCAGGTGGGCGCCGTGGAAAGCCATGGTCTCGtgcaagggagaggaggagagaggccgtGCGTGTGCAGAACAgcgggcccctccccacccaccaggGCCCCCGGGACCTGCTACCGCCAGGGCGTCACTTACCAGATGGTGTCAGTGTCCAGAAACTTGATGGCCGCTCGGATCAGCTGGTCCTTGCTCCGCTGGGTCGGGTTGTCCAAGGACGTGTTGCACAGGGTGGTCTGCGGGGAGAGGTGGGTGAGGCGAGGGGGCGGCCATCAGCACCGGCCGGGCTCGGCCGAAAGCCGGGTGCAGGGCAGCAGGGCGGGGAGCCCTGGAGCGGCAGGGACTGTGCTCCCGTGTGCCGGGGCAGCTGTGGGATGCTCGCAGCAGCGCGGTGGGCCTCCCCGAGGTCTCGGGATTCATTGATTTACAGAACGAGAGAAGTGACAGcaggagagatcctccacccgCTAGTTCACCCCCAGATGAAAGactgctctctgtgtctgtccctctctctgtagctctgacttttaaaataaataaaaatttaaaaacaaagtaccTATCTAATTTAATCCCCATGACAAAGCTCTGGAGTAGGTACAATTATCATACCCATTTCATAGATGTAAGAGACTGAGGCCCGGGGCGGTCAGACACAGTGAATAAGACCCGTAGGCAGGAATGGGACACAGATCTGACAGAGCGGCTTTTCCAGCGGGCGCCCTTAGCACACAGGCAGCGGGGACGCTGACATCCAGGCCGCACCCACACTGGTTCTGAGATCTGCCTGGACAATAAGAGGTTGCTCAGTGCGCTGTCTGCGGCCCTGGTCGCCCCCAGCTCATCTGCTGGCCAAGGAGCAGGCTGGCCCCTCAACAGGACGCCCTCCGGGTTGGTGGGCCAGGGTGGGAGCACCATCCTCAGGCGGGGTGCCCCCTGCACTGACCACAGCTCCCTGAGGCGAGCGCTCTTCACCCACCTTTTAGAGGCGGGGGGCCCAGGGCCGAGCAAGCGGCAGCCCCTTGCCCAGGGTCAGGGAGCCCCTTGCCCAGGGTCACCGTCAGGCAGCTGCGGGCTGGACCTGGGGGCCTCAAGCAGCCCCCTCGGTGGGCacgggtggggctggcactatgggagccttcctgcccctgctgcctttAGCCAGGATTTACCGAGTGCCAACGAGGCTTCCCGCCAGGGGCTGGCTGTCGCTGGTTAAGAGTGCAAGGGACGTGGCCCCTGCCCTTCTGTCGCTCAGCGGGCAgcaggggagacagacaggaCCTGTGCagacgccaaaaaaaaaaaaagcaacagcgACAACCCGGATGCAGGACGAGCCGCCGTGACAGAGAAGAGGGCCGGGCAGCCGGCAGAGGTGA encodes:
- the LOC138846347 gene encoding ATP synthase mitochondrial F1 complex assembly factor 2-like isoform X8; the encoded protein is MHLTTLCNTSLDNPTQRSKDQLIRAAIKFLDTDTICYRVEEPETLVELQKNEWDPVIEWAENRDRVRGDPAQVHGADLGPDRPAPDGGAGRAAVAPGGGVPGLKPKAWPRRCGVAGKATACSAGIPYGHWFKSRLLHFWSSSLLWPGKAVEDGPR
- the LOC138846347 gene encoding ATP synthase mitochondrial F1 complex assembly factor 2-like isoform X1, whose protein sequence is MVEQEPGSWGIFTGAPVQPRKVPEVLWGPEMHPSEVTMHPFQLFWVQGRGKLAEPSPTEPTPKPAQVRVAETMPATAERKRFYQNVSISQGEGGFEINLDHRKLKTPQAKLFTVPSEALAIAVATEWESQQDTIKSYTMHLTTLCNTSLDNPTQRSKDQLIRAAIKFLDTDTICYRVEEPETLVELQKNEWDPVIEWAENRDRVRGDPAQVHGADLGPDRPAPDGGAGRAAVAPGGGVPGLKPKAWPRRCGVAGKATACSAGIPYGHWFKSRLLHFWSSSLLWPGKAVEDGPR
- the LOC138846347 gene encoding ATP synthase mitochondrial F1 complex assembly factor 2-like isoform X6 → MPVGDAGAAERKRFYQNVSISQGEGGFEINLDHRKLKTPQAKLFTVPSEALAIAVATEWESQQDTIKSYTMHLTTLCNTSLDNPTQRSKDQLIRAAIKFLDTDTICYRVEEPETLVELQKNEWDPVIEWAENRDRVRGDPAQVHGADLGPDRPAPDGGAGRAAVAPGGGVPGLKPKAWPRRCGVAGKATACSAGIPYGHWFKSRLLHFWSSSLLWPGKAVEDGPR
- the LOC138846347 gene encoding ATP synthase mitochondrial F1 complex assembly factor 2-like isoform X2, whose translation is MHPSEVTMHPFQLFWVQGRGKLAEPSPTEPTPKPAQVRVAETMPATAERKRFYQNVSISQGEGGFEINLDHRKLKTPQAKLFTVPSEALAIAVATEWESQQDTIKSYTMHLTTLCNTSLDNPTQRSKDQLIRAAIKFLDTDTICYRVEEPETLVELQKNEWDPVIEWAENRDRVRGDPAQVHGADLGPDRPAPDGGAGRAAVAPGGGVPGLKPKAWPRRCGVAGKATACSAGIPYGHWFKSRLLHFWSSSLLWPGKAVEDGPR
- the LOC138846347 gene encoding ATP synthase mitochondrial F1 complex assembly factor 2-like isoform X5 translates to MAGDTNTLASERKRFYQNVSISQGEGGFEINLDHRKLKTPQAKLFTVPSEALAIAVATEWESQQDTIKSYTMHLTTLCNTSLDNPTQRSKDQLIRAAIKFLDTDTICYRVEEPETLVELQKNEWDPVIEWAENRDRVRGDPAQVHGADLGPDRPAPDGGAGRAAVAPGGGVPGLKPKAWPRRCGVAGKATACSAGIPYGHWFKSRLLHFWSSSLLWPGKAVEDGPR
- the LOC138846347 gene encoding ATP synthase mitochondrial F1 complex assembly factor 2-like isoform X7, whose amino-acid sequence is MAGDTNTLASERKRFYQNVSISQGEGGFEINLDHRKLKTPQAKLFTVPSEALAIAVATEWESQQDTIKSYTMHLTTLCNTSLDNPTQRSKDQLIRAAIKFLDTDTICYRVEEPETLVELQKNEWDPVIEWAENRDRVRGDPAQVHGADLGPDRPAPDGGAGRAAVAPGGGVPAQCMNTLFSRQL